A window of the Gemmatimonadota bacterium genome harbors these coding sequences:
- a CDS encoding alpha/beta fold hydrolase gives MSATRRIVTPRWTGRLQFLKLQDMKIPVSHGHLEGHLRPGSPPLRGAAVLCHPHPQHGGTMHTKAVFRSAQALCAAGFEVLRFNFRGVGTSTGLYGGGTGEEEDVEAALDWLEDRHPDLPLLVGGFSFGSRVGLTVGAREERVKGLLGLGLPLRNLGFPDLAGLDNPLLVVQGENDEFGSGSEVEDWVRATGGPITLVRIPQSDHYFHDHFEELQSIVEEYFTVGPGAEAFPRPQASRTGSS, from the coding sequence CAGGGCGCCTCCAGTTCCTGAAGTTGCAGGACATGAAGATCCCCGTCTCGCACGGCCACCTCGAGGGGCACCTCCGCCCGGGCAGTCCGCCACTCCGTGGCGCGGCGGTCCTCTGCCATCCGCATCCCCAGCATGGGGGCACGATGCACACCAAGGCGGTCTTCCGAAGCGCTCAGGCGCTCTGCGCGGCCGGCTTCGAGGTGCTGCGCTTCAACTTTCGCGGGGTAGGCACGAGTACGGGTCTCTACGGAGGAGGAACCGGGGAGGAAGAGGACGTCGAGGCGGCGTTGGACTGGCTCGAGGACCGGCACCCCGATCTTCCCCTCCTCGTGGGTGGCTTTTCTTTCGGCTCGCGGGTCGGGCTCACTGTCGGCGCGCGCGAGGAGAGGGTGAAGGGACTGCTCGGCCTGGGGCTTCCCCTACGGAATCTCGGATTTCCCGACCTCGCCGGGCTCGATAACCCCCTTTTGGTCGTGCAGGGAGAAAACGACGAATTCGGAAGCGGGAGCGAGGTGGAGGACTGGGTGCGTGCGACGGGCGGACCGATCACACTCGTGCGTATCCCCCAATCGGACCATTATTTCCACGATCATTTCGAGGAACTCCAATCCATCGTGGAGGAGTACTTCACCGTAGGACCCGGCGCCGAGGCTTTTCCCAGGCCTCAGGCGAGCCGAACCGGATCCAGCTGA